The following proteins are encoded in a genomic region of Toxotes jaculatrix isolate fToxJac2 chromosome 3, fToxJac2.pri, whole genome shotgun sequence:
- the LOC121179926 gene encoding limbin-like isoform X3 — protein sequence MQHDPGGRTAELTLLRLDGTMEIKGQSVVLSAESPLTSSAPAGPWGHSLYSSFTHMSNILHLQARRSTLTRYNPGHTLPQVQSVAPPSAFAVKFHKCAQVKLDTDPPQLTFFLLIHNMGPVGGTNLSQVAIRDSLSGIVPLKTEGRVVERGYQTFAIDSLSAGSQIVVNYTAHIRSHQSEVLDLPAFLTFSNASQNDVSMFGPLTANLTLSVNSTDRIYPNHGVHFAGFVAGFFVTLVLLSLGFLAMNLIGLRTRLNLLQQRRKRRDSDLEYADCNMSETVKDEAAFEDKMVDIMVLEDPQNMYQALENLEMSTLLRATNNLEATRIQIYKDVISSLLGSLRSRGQSSAQAQQRLLSVLHGQLQGMEGRLKEERGARMAALAGQCNLETREEMEAEHRREAAEKAQAELLCQHADQQELLQCSVLLEKLHKLSQSQLQRILLVRHEEASAKVQRQIIEWRRVELHKIFSEELEEATRMGELDKSTAKSLQHDYFTCQDQLEEVLDVVLANQRYVLSERHAQRKFLLHSLHSLNSLISDTFSSASSNLDSWFTHIRRGSTVPAEQIDQLQEKAQKELVLVRQRLDEALSQERRAMRCGLIKKRRELISEMLRVHKQRQKDLSGLSRGLEGRIEVAQNLHCWQNLLTAHSLELAELINNLDEEATADIRKVTMRVIQGAIAEVKAIQPSATQALLAPLPPGTQRSLLQAEPEQGAGQAQGQGASALLQGQERLHQEGKAALRTLSCTREALQEAMERELQEQQEIRAHCRSFFRCLCSSQLTLSEDDRLRMKLEFQKCLSVMDRCLVLPHSVSRTKLHTSLAAWRKDSEKQMMSTQSKGKTSKARQKTDTSDLLLFQKRLEDRIQLFEKEKEMEMETSVMSKQVLEEMQREREDDLRSQADSLAIQMATIHYQKAERRTKVLETSRAMLTLHSLLIQQLRERKNLEKQDMAQSIQSHCLGLEEAEQQFQKDKTELDGLEMSRARVESNKTRGADSDEREEDSEEDRVFRLQQDYRMTSILQEALYKCDQVTALSVERLQEMTANNQAMEDLKEQMELKRLYAICDQDLEFASRLVKQSQVSTEVLLEALRLLLPTLPESELLSITDALCPKQHPASSSAEQEHVGCAVGSNRLLPVKLREDVVHKNMQSMPSCTVERERVQEKRQSLMEKLLPRSRLLPPRDVEPLLVEEKGKEDTFTKAQQPIYNSAMAENTVNQQQSDSAEEQVEDTVNETLHSSAGKYMAAASASSALDSSATGERLFVFRDPPETRDSVAVPKRKGKRNFLNLKKGAVAPTSLS from the exons ATGCAACATGATCCTGGGGGGAGAACAGCAGAGCTGACACTGCTTAGGCTGGATG GTACAATGGAAATCAAAGGGCAATCAGTGGTGCTTTCTGCAGAGAGCCCCCTCACTTCCTCAGCTCCTGCTGGTCCATGGGGACACTCCTTGTACTCATCATTTACCCACATGTCAAACATCTTGCACCTCCAGGCCCGCAGAAGCACACTTACCAGATACAACCCGGGCCACACTCTGCCTCAG GTTCAGAGTGTGGCACCTCCCTCTGCATTTGCAGTCAAATTTCACAAGTGTGCACAG GTGAAGCTCGACACTGATCCCCCTCAGCTGACATTTTTCCTGCTGATTCACAACATGGGCCCGGTCGGTGGGACCAACCTGTCTCAGGTGGCTATCCGGGACTCTCTTTCTGGAATAGTCCCCCTCAAAACTGAAGGCAGGGTGGTAGAAAGAGGCTACCAGACATTTGCCATCGATTCACTCTCTG CTGGCTCTCAGATTGTTGTCAATTATACTGCTCACATCAGGAGTCATCAGAGTGAAGTGCTGGACCTTCCAGCTTTTCTCACCTTCTCTAATGCTTCACAG AATGATGTCAGTATGTTTGGTCCATTAACAGCTAATCTGACACTGAGCGTGAATTCCACTGACAGG ATCTATCCTAACCACGGTGTCCATTTTGCTGGATTTGTTGCTGGGTTCTTTGTCACTTTGGTGCTGCTGTCACTTGGGTTTCTGGCCATGAACCTGATAGGCCTCAGAACTAGGTTGAACCTTCTTCAGCAAAGG agaaaaagaagggattCAGACCTGGAGTATGCAGACTGCAACATGAGTGAGACAGTTAAAGATGAGGCAGCATTTGAAGACAAGATGGTGGACATCATGGTGCTGGAGGATCCCCAGAACATGTATCAGGCTTTGGAGAA CCTTGAAATGTCTACACTGCTGCGTGCCACCAACAACCTGGAGGCCACCCGGATTCAGATCTACAAGGACGTGATATCCTCCCTGCTGGGCAGCCTGAGGTCCCGGGGCCAGTCCAGCGCCCAGGCCCAGCAGAGGCTTCTCAGTGTGCTCCACGGACAGCTGCAAGGCATGGAGGGGCGCCTGAAGGAGGAGCGAGGGGCCCGCATGGCCGCCCTGGCTGGCCAGTGTAACCTGGAGACTAGGGAAGAAATGGAGGCAGAGCACCGCAGGGAAGCAGCTGAGAAAGCCCAGGCCGAGCTGCTGTGTCAACATGCAGACCAACAG GAGCTCCTCCAGTGCAGTGTCCTCCTGGAGAAGCTGCACAAACTGAGCCAGAGTCAGCTCCAGCGCATCCTGTTGGTCCGGCACGAAGAAGCCTCGGCAAAGGTCCAGAGGCAGATCATCGAGTGGCGCCGGGTGGAGCTGCACAAGATCTtctcagaggagctggaggaggccaCCAGGATGGGCGAGCTGGACAAGAGCACAGCCAAGAGCCTTCAGCACGATTATTTTACCTGTCAG GATCAGCTAGAAGAGGTTCTGGATGTGGTCCTTGCCAATCAGCGCTATGTTCTGTCTGAACGCCACGCACAGAGGAAGTTCCTGCTGCACAGCCTCCACAGCCTCAACAGCCTGATTTCTGACACCTTCTCCAGCGCCTCCAGCAACTTGGACAGCTGGTTCACTCATATCAGGAG AGGGAGCACAGTGCCTGCAGAGCAGATAGACCAGCTGCAGGAGAAGGCCCAGAAAGAGCTGGTGCTGGTAAGGCAGAGACTGGATGAGGCACTGAGCCAAGAGAGAAGAGCCATGCGCTGCGGGCTGATTAAGAAGAGGAGGGAGCTCATCTCTGAAATG CTGAGGGtccacaaacagagacagaaggatcTGTCGGGCCTGTCCAGGGGTCTGGAGGGAAGGATTGAGGTAGCCCAGAACCTGCACTGTTGGCAGAACTTACTGACGGCTCACAGCTTGGAGCTAGCAGAGCTCATCAACAACCTGGATGAGGAGGCTACCGCGGACATCCGCAAG GTGACCATGCGTGTGATCCAAGGTGCCATAGCAGAAGTCAAAGCCATCCAGCCCTCTGCAACTCAGGCCCTGCTAGCACCGTTACCTCCAGGGACGCAGCGCTCCCTGCTGCAGGCAGAACCAGAGCAAGGAGCAGGACAGGCCCAGGGACAAGGAGCGAGTGCTCTCCTGCAGGGCCAGGAGCGGCTGCACCAGGAAGGCAAGGCAGCCTTACGTACCCTGAGCTGCACCAGGGAAGCCCTGCAGGAAGCCatggagagagagctgcaggagcagcaggagatcAGGGCACACTGCAGATCTTTCTTCAG GTGTTTGTGTTCGTCCCAGCTGACGCTATCTGAGGATGACAGGCTCAGGATGAAACTGGAGTTCCagaagtgtctgtctgtgatggACCGCTGCCTGGTGCTTCCCCACTCTGTCTCCAGAACCAAACTCCACACATCCCTGGCAGCTTGGAGAAAGGACAGCGAGAAACAGATG ATGAGTACGCAGTCCAAGGGGAAAACCAGCAAGgccagacagaaaacagacacatcCGACCTGCTGCTTTTCCAGAAAAGGCTCGAGGACAGGATCCAGCTGtttgagaaggagaaggaaatggaaatggagaCTAGTGTCATGAGCAAG CAGGTGTTAGAGgagatgcagagggagagagaggatgatCTACGCTCTCAGGCGGACAGTCTGGCGATTCAGATGGCTACCATCCACTACCAGAAGGCTGAGAGGAGGACCAAAGTCCTGGAGACCTCCAGAGCCATGCTCACCCTGCACAGCCTGCtcattcagcagctcagagagagaaagaacctGGAGAAGCAAGACATGGCCCAGAGTATACAGAGCCACTGCTTG GGCCTAGAGGAAGCAGAGCAACAGTTTCAGAAGGATAAGACAGAGTTGGACGGCCTGGAGATGTCTCGGGCCAGAGTCGAGTCAAATAAAACACGCGGAGCTGACTCCgatgagagggaggaagacagTGAAGAAGACAGAGTGTTTCGGCTCCAGCAGGATTATAGGATGACATCCATCCTCCAGGAGGCACTCTACAAGTGTGATCAGGTCACCGCTCTGTCGGTCGAGAG GTTGCAAGAAATGACTGCCAACAATCAGGCCATGGAAGATTTAAAAGAACAAATGGAGCTCAAGAGACTTTACGCAATATGTGACCAG GATCTGGAGTTTGCATCTCGTCTGGTGAAGCAGAGTCAGGTGTCCACTGAGGTTCTCCTGGAGGCCCTGCGTCTCCTCCTGCCCACCCTGCCTGAAAGCGAACTCCTTTCCATCACTGACGCCCTCTGCCCCAAACAGCACCCAGCTTCATCGTCGGCCGAGCAGGAACACGTGGG GTGTGCTGTGGGGTCTAATCGACTTCTTCCTGTCAAACTGAGGGAAGACGTGGTGCACAAAAATATGCAAAGTATGCCGAGCTGCACtgtagaaagagagag AGTCCAGGAAAAGAGGCAAAGTCTGATGGAAAAACTGCTCCCCAGATCCCGGCTTCTGCCTCCAAGAGATGTCGAACCACTTCTGGttgaagagaaaggaaaggaggacaCTTTCACCAAAGCACAGCAGCCTATTTATAACTCAGCCATGGCTGAAAACACGGTTAACCAGCAGCAGAGTGACTCAGCAGAAGAACAAGTTGAGGACACAGTGAATGAAACATTACACAGCTCAGCAGGGAAATACATGGCTGCAGCCTCTGCCAGCTCTGCACTGGACAGCTCTGCCACTGGAGAACGGTTGTTTGTGTTTCGGGATCCACCTGAAACACGTGACAGCGTCGCCGTCCCcaagagaaaagggaagaggaatTTCCTCAATCTGAAGAAAGGCGCAGTGGCACCAACCAGCCTATCCTGA